In Sphingobacteriaceae bacterium, a single genomic region encodes these proteins:
- a CDS encoding glycosyltransferase family 2 protein: MNLSIVIPLFNEKESLPELYEWIVRVMHENSYSYEIIFIDDGSKDESWEVIRNLSDKNKQVKGIKFSRNYGKSPALQVGFEAAQGDVVITMDADLQDSPDEIPGLYNMIVQEKYDLVSGWKKKRYDNAFTKNLPSKLYNWTNRKISGIKLHDMNCGLKAYRNKVIKSIEVYGEMHRFIPVMAKAAGFDRIGEKVVKHQARKYGYSKFGWNRFINGFLDLLTITFLSKFGKRPMHFFGLVGTLIFILGFGFAFYLGVYKLYCSYMHISARLLTERPSFYISLTCMMLGSMMFLAGFLGELILRNSPVRNAYLKDEVLNITE, from the coding sequence ATGAATCTATCCATAGTTATCCCCTTATTTAATGAAAAAGAATCTTTGCCGGAGTTGTATGAATGGATAGTAAGGGTAATGCATGAAAATTCTTATTCTTATGAGATTATTTTTATTGATGATGGAAGTAAAGATGAATCATGGGAGGTTATTCGGAATTTGTCAGATAAAAATAAACAGGTTAAAGGAATAAAATTCAGTCGTAATTATGGCAAATCGCCTGCTCTTCAAGTTGGATTTGAAGCTGCACAGGGTGATGTTGTAATAACTATGGATGCCGACTTGCAGGATAGTCCGGATGAAATACCCGGTTTGTACAACATGATTGTTCAAGAAAAATATGATTTGGTAAGTGGATGGAAAAAGAAACGATATGATAATGCATTTACTAAAAATTTACCTTCTAAATTATATAATTGGACAAACCGAAAAATTAGTGGAATAAAGCTGCATGATATGAATTGCGGACTAAAGGCCTATAGAAATAAAGTAATAAAAAGTATTGAGGTTTATGGAGAAATGCATCGCTTCATTCCGGTAATGGCCAAAGCAGCGGGTTTCGATAGAATAGGAGAGAAAGTAGTTAAACATCAGGCCAGAAAATATGGTTATTCCAAATTTGGTTGGAACCGTTTTATTAATGGTTTTTTGGATTTACTAACCATAACATTTCTATCTAAATTCGGAAAAAGACCTATGCACTTTTTTGGTTTGGTAGGCACATTAATTTTTATTTTAGGATTTGGCTTTGCATTTTACTTAGGTGTTTATAAATTGTATTGTTCTTATATGCATATTTCGGCTCGTTTGTTAACTGAACGCCCTTCTTTTTATATTTCGCTTACCTGTATGATGTTGGGCAGCATGATGTTCTTGGCCGGTTTTTTAGGCGAATTAATTCTCAGAAACAGTCCTGTTCGGAATGCTTATTTAAAGGATGAGGTTCTAAATATCACGGAATGA
- a CDS encoding VWA domain-containing protein, with protein MIRILIIICFIFSAYITLAQKKSVKATRILFVFDASNSMKNMHQNLTRMEGAKQLFFKFVDTLAKDKSFQFALRMYGHTVKYPPGNCGDSKLVVPFSSNNLNLIKQKVKEAKPTGITPIEHSLTQAANDFPDNKANNIVIIITDGIEECGGDPCKARQKLMEKGIIFKPFIIGIGLSIDQIKTFECVGTYFDYDSDETFGDITKIIQQQKLNKTSAQVNLLDSKSLPTETDVNMTFYDVKTGKYKYNYMHTLNYKVLPDTLYLDDFPTYKVVVHTIPPVQSEEAKLTSGKHTIIPVDAPQGYFSVNRPAGVYNYNEKVKVVVRKNGSMETINVQQINSTDKYIVGKYDIEILTLPRILISGNEILQSAHKVVDIPNAGMLQIKCIEAGDGAILVQRGDERLEWVTNLGTAGIQTYYLQPGNYVAVWRARSLKGSIYTIEKKFKINSDVQTVVEFYR; from the coding sequence GTGATACGCATTCTGATTATTATTTGTTTTATTTTTTCTGCTTACATAACATTAGCACAAAAAAAATCGGTTAAGGCAACCCGAATTTTATTTGTGTTTGATGCCAGTAACAGTATGAAAAACATGCATCAGAACTTAACACGAATGGAAGGAGCCAAACAATTATTTTTCAAGTTTGTGGATACATTAGCGAAGGATAAAAGTTTTCAGTTTGCATTAAGAATGTATGGCCATACCGTAAAATACCCGCCCGGAAATTGTGGCGATAGTAAATTGGTTGTGCCATTTTCATCCAATAATCTTAATTTAATTAAACAAAAAGTAAAAGAGGCTAAACCAACCGGCATAACTCCTATTGAACACTCCTTAACTCAGGCTGCCAATGATTTTCCGGATAACAAAGCCAATAATATTGTGATTATCATTACCGATGGTATTGAAGAATGTGGTGGAGACCCCTGTAAGGCCCGCCAAAAATTAATGGAAAAAGGAATCATTTTTAAACCATTTATTATTGGAATTGGATTGAGTATTGATCAGATCAAAACTTTTGAATGTGTGGGTACTTATTTTGACTATGATAGTGATGAAACTTTTGGAGACATTACTAAAATAATACAGCAGCAAAAATTAAATAAAACGTCGGCACAAGTAAATTTACTGGATTCAAAATCTTTACCCACTGAAACCGATGTGAACATGACTTTTTATGACGTAAAGACGGGGAAATATAAGTATAATTATATGCACACTTTAAATTATAAAGTATTACCCGATACACTTTACTTAGACGATTTTCCTACATACAAAGTTGTGGTTCATACCATACCACCCGTACAAAGTGAGGAGGCTAAATTAACATCAGGTAAGCATACCATAATTCCGGTTGATGCGCCTCAGGGATATTTTTCGGTAAATCGACCTGCCGGTGTATACAATTATAACGAGAAAGTAAAAGTGGTAGTAAGAAAAAACGGTAGTATGGAAACTATAAATGTTCAACAAATAAATAGTACCGATAAATACATAGTTGGTAAATACGATATTGAAATTCTTACTTTGCCAAGAATCTTAATTAGCGGGAACGAAATTTTACAAAGTGCGCATAAAGTTGTAGACATTCCCAATGCAGGAATGCTTCAAATAAAATGCATTGAAGCCGGGGATGGAGCTATACTTGTGCAAAGGGGGGATGAAAGATTAGAGTGGGTAACTAATTTGGGAACGGCAGGAATCCAAACCTATTATTTACAACCCGGTAATTATGTAGCTGTTTGGCGAGCTAGGTCATTAAAAGGAAGTATTTATACAATCGAAAAGAAATTCAAAATTAATTCAGATGTGCAAACTGTTGTTGAATTTTACAGATAA
- a CDS encoding acyl-CoA desaturase, whose translation MQFKPLRFVDPDKDRSEFFSVLRKRVDEYFRTNNLSKHYDYTMVIKTIVLLAAYYIPFICLLIFNPSTGISMGLWTIMGFAMAGIGMSVMHDANHGAYSSSSKVNYWVGHSLNLLGGSVYNWKQQHNFLHHTYTNIVHLDDDIDDKLIMRFSPHTEVKWYHKFQPVYAFFFYGIITIYWALLKDFVQFVKYDKEGVTKVSKKEKNMILLKIILSKIFYFTYILVIPLFVLKMPVLTYILGFLLMQFIAGFVLTVIFQLAHTVEETSHPLPDSNYTIENSWAIHQLNTTVNFSPNNKLISWYVGGLNYQVEHHLFPTICHIHYPAISHIVKKTAEEYHVPYLVNDTFGKALKSHVGALVKFGRMPSLNDAMG comes from the coding sequence ATGCAGTTTAAGCCTTTACGTTTTGTAGATCCTGATAAGGATCGAAGCGAGTTCTTCTCTGTTTTAAGAAAACGAGTGGATGAATATTTCAGAACCAATAATTTATCAAAACATTATGATTATACGATGGTGATTAAAACCATTGTATTATTGGCTGCTTATTATATTCCATTTATATGTTTATTAATATTCAATCCATCTACAGGTATCAGTATGGGATTGTGGACCATCATGGGTTTTGCCATGGCCGGTATAGGTATGAGCGTGATGCATGATGCCAATCACGGCGCTTATTCATCCAGCAGCAAAGTAAACTATTGGGTTGGACATAGTTTAAATTTATTAGGCGGTTCGGTATACAATTGGAAACAACAACACAATTTTTTACATCATACTTATACCAATATTGTGCACTTAGATGATGACATTGATGATAAACTCATTATGCGCTTTTCTCCGCACACTGAGGTAAAATGGTATCATAAATTTCAACCCGTTTATGCTTTTTTCTTCTATGGAATTATTACAATTTATTGGGCATTATTAAAAGACTTTGTGCAATTTGTAAAATACGACAAAGAGGGTGTAACTAAAGTTTCTAAAAAAGAGAAAAATATGATTTTACTTAAAATTATTTTGAGTAAAATATTTTATTTCACCTATATCCTTGTTATTCCATTGTTTGTTTTAAAAATGCCTGTGCTTACTTATATCTTAGGTTTTTTACTTATGCAATTTATTGCCGGCTTTGTTTTAACAGTTATATTTCAATTGGCGCACACGGTTGAAGAAACTAGCCATCCTTTACCCGATTCAAATTACACTATTGAAAACAGTTGGGCAATTCATCAATTAAACACTACGGTTAATTTTTCACCGAACAATAAACTTATTTCTTGGTATGTGGGCGGTTTGAACTATCAGGTTGAACACCACCTGTTCCCTACTATTTGTCATATTCATTATCCGGCAATTTCTCATATCGTTAAGAAAACAGCGGAAGAATACCATGTACCTTATCTTGTAAATGACACATTTGGTAAAGCTTTAAAGTCCCATGTAGGTGCCTTAGTTAAATTCGGAAGAATGCCCTCATTAAACGATGCAATGGGTTAA
- a CDS encoding T9SS type A sorting domain-containing protein translates to MRLKIYILLLSCQLSVLFAQNTTARWYFGAQAGLDFMGPPTIMTNGMMSPWEGCASIANGAGALLFYTDGITVWNQTHAVMANGTGLFGNSSSTQSGVIVKQPGNTNIYYIFTVAAQGAANGLRYSIVDMNLAGGNGSVTVKNALIFTPSTEKITAVRHCNGLDVWVVTHDWLSANFRSLLLTSAGITSTVVTTLGPVHSTNTGNTIGQMKASPNGRKLCLGMQYAPFDTFHLCDFDNNTGVVSNLIDLGTGLYVWAYGVEFSPDGTKLYGGKYGGGVTSITQWNVCAGSSAAIIGSAFTVATGLPNQVFSFQTGPNGKIYVARISTQQLGVINNPNVAGAGCNYVNLGQSTAPRNINLGLPNFVTSYLKAPPAPYTYTTNPALVTCLTASFFAPPGPTVNCSSSNYSITGYNWDFGDPPSGPSNTSTATNPTHTYPGPGTYSVTLITNFTCGADTVIIPVVVNPCNLLPVELTSFRSVCLNKSIELNWETASEKNNSEFILKRSVDGMEFKNIARIFGSGNSSTPAKYSIIDNDVQVGRQYYYRLMQMDYDKTERLLHNEVFVKCNEEPADAEIFPIPTRNELFISSNKNLKNVEISILNNLGQKIKSVHIDYLEQYKDLEIESDDIQNGCYLVIISAFDKQIQKKIIINR, encoded by the coding sequence ATGAGATTAAAAATATATATCCTTCTATTATCTTGTCAGCTCAGTGTTTTGTTTGCGCAAAACACAACGGCAAGATGGTATTTTGGAGCTCAGGCCGGATTAGATTTTATGGGACCACCAACCATTATGACCAATGGTATGATGAGTCCGTGGGAAGGTTGTGCCAGTATTGCCAATGGAGCAGGGGCCCTGTTATTTTATACGGATGGAATCACCGTGTGGAATCAAACGCATGCTGTGATGGCTAACGGTACCGGATTATTCGGTAACAGTTCGTCTACGCAATCAGGCGTAATTGTTAAGCAACCCGGAAACACAAATATATATTACATATTCACGGTTGCAGCTCAAGGTGCAGCTAACGGTTTGCGGTATTCCATTGTGGATATGAATTTGGCCGGTGGAAACGGTTCTGTTACGGTTAAAAATGCTTTAATCTTCACGCCAAGTACTGAAAAAATTACAGCCGTAAGGCATTGTAACGGTTTGGATGTTTGGGTGGTTACACATGATTGGTTGTCGGCAAACTTCAGAAGTTTGCTATTAACTTCAGCCGGTATTACCAGTACTGTTGTTACTACTTTAGGTCCGGTTCACTCTACGAATACCGGAAACACAATCGGACAAATGAAAGCCTCTCCCAACGGAAGAAAATTGTGTTTGGGAATGCAATATGCACCATTCGATACATTTCATCTTTGTGATTTTGATAACAACACCGGTGTAGTATCCAATTTAATTGATCTGGGTACTGGTCTTTACGTTTGGGCATATGGCGTTGAGTTTTCACCTGACGGAACAAAATTGTATGGTGGAAAATACGGAGGCGGCGTAACTTCAATAACACAATGGAATGTGTGTGCGGGTTCTTCTGCAGCTATTATAGGTTCTGCGTTTACCGTAGCAACAGGACTACCAAATCAGGTATTTTCTTTTCAAACAGGTCCAAATGGAAAAATTTATGTGGCCAGAATTTCTACTCAGCAATTAGGAGTTATTAATAATCCGAATGTTGCCGGTGCAGGTTGTAATTATGTAAATCTGGGACAAAGTACAGCGCCAAGAAATATAAACTTGGGTTTACCCAATTTTGTAACCAGTTATTTAAAAGCACCTCCGGCACCTTATACTTACACAACTAATCCGGCTTTGGTCACGTGCCTAACTGCATCTTTTTTTGCGCCTCCGGGTCCAACCGTAAATTGTTCTTCTTCTAACTACAGCATTACAGGCTACAATTGGGATTTTGGAGATCCTCCTTCAGGACCGTCAAACACTTCTACAGCTACTAATCCTACCCACACTTATCCCGGACCAGGAACATATTCCGTTACCCTAATCACAAATTTTACGTGTGGTGCAGATACCGTTATAATACCGGTAGTTGTAAATCCATGTAATTTATTACCGGTTGAACTTACTTCATTTCGTTCTGTTTGTTTGAACAAATCAATTGAATTGAATTGGGAAACAGCCAGTGAAAAAAATAACTCGGAGTTTATTTTAAAACGTTCGGTTGATGGCATGGAGTTTAAAAACATTGCCCGAATTTTTGGAAGCGGTAATTCATCAACCCCCGCAAAATATTCTATTATTGATAATGATGTTCAGGTGGGACGACAATATTATTACCGTTTAATGCAAATGGATTATGATAAAACTGAGCGACTTTTGCACAACGAAGTTTTTGTGAAATGCAATGAAGAGCCGGCAGACGCAGAAATTTTTCCCATTCCAACAAGGAATGAATTGTTTATCTCCAGCAACAAAAACTTGAAAAATGTGGAGATATCAATCCTGAATAACTTAGGTCAAAAAATTAAATCAGTACACATTGATTACCTCGAACAATACAAAGATTTAGAAATAGAATCTGATGATATTCAAAATGGTTGTTATCTGGTTATCATTTCAGCATTTGATAAACAAATTCAGAAAAAAATTATCATAAACCGTTAA
- a CDS encoding glycosyl hydrolase translates to MKKALLFLVISCSTVTFAQKKSAEKKAPEITDPLQKAETFSTLSFRNIGPAVTSGRVIDIAVNPKNKSEWYIAAAAGGVFKTNNAGVTFNPIFDGQGAYSIGCVKIDPNNPNVVWIGTGENNNQRAVGYGDGVYKSEDGGKSFKNMGLKKSEHIGNFAIHPQNSDIVFVAAYGPLWSSGGDRGIYKSIDGGKNWKQVLNVSEHTGFNEVHIDPVHPEIMFACAHQRRRHEWSYISGGPESGIYKSKDGGETWEKLSNGTPSGDVGRITLAISPINSDVIYAAAEGTSKNQGFYKSTDRGASWEKQGGHATAGNYYQEIIADPNVFDKIYSMDTWAMVSTDGGKSFRGLGEKNKHVDNHAIWIDPDNGSHYLMGCDGGLYESFDMAKTWDFKANLPITQFYRVCVDNSKPFYYIYGGTQDNNTLGGPSRTNSSSGILNSDWFVTVGGDGFQSRVDPKEPNIVYSEWQYGGLIRYDRKSGERVDIKPIEKDGEPAYRWNWDAPLIISEADNQRIYFAANKIFKSNNRGDSWEVISPDLSRGIDRNKLPMMGKTWSMDAVAKNQSTSIFGNVTAISESPKNANILWAGTDDGLIQFTEDGGKTWTKIDNISGVPQINVGGFRMQPLVNFILASQHNENTAYAVFNNHRQGDFKPYLMKTTDKGKTWVNLNTNLPDNGAVYSCAEDHKNPNLIFCGTEFGFYFSLDAGKNWTELSSGLPTSVCIKDIAMQKEENDIVLASFGRGFFVLDDYSLLQNIKMEDLNKKANIFPIKDGLVFIPSTPYGHIGKSFQGASFFTAANPPIGANITFHVKDDWKSIKEKREEKETEAAKNNKSILYPSVDSIRAEDKEESAYLLAQICDEHGNEVRKYKFDAKKGMKKFTWDGRYAVTSSINFNTPDTENPYYSPDEGPLAVPGKYSVQLILVVNGKSENLTEKTFFNIKSLNQSTLPLPDQEKALALNKDMAELKRVADASNNYYGLLKERIKYLKKGITDGSTNALALISDLNSLESLVQKLDFKLYGDGSLAKREFETLPGYFGALENIIYYSWNSNAGATTTHKEKYDKLKAEFKTHYNSIVDIKTKVEQLEQKAEELKMPGTYGRLPQWKN, encoded by the coding sequence ATGAAAAAAGCATTATTATTTCTTGTTATTTCTTGTTCAACAGTAACATTCGCACAAAAGAAAAGTGCTGAAAAAAAAGCACCGGAAATAACCGATCCTTTACAGAAAGCAGAAACTTTTTCAACGCTTTCTTTCAGAAATATTGGTCCGGCTGTAACCTCCGGTCGTGTTATTGACATTGCTGTAAATCCGAAAAATAAATCGGAATGGTATATTGCTGCCGCAGCAGGGGGTGTTTTTAAAACGAATAATGCAGGCGTAACTTTTAATCCGATTTTTGACGGACAAGGAGCCTATTCCATCGGTTGTGTGAAAATTGACCCCAATAATCCAAATGTAGTATGGATTGGAACCGGGGAAAATAACAATCAAAGAGCGGTTGGTTACGGTGATGGGGTTTATAAAAGTGAAGATGGAGGTAAATCCTTTAAAAATATGGGACTGAAAAAATCAGAGCACATTGGTAATTTTGCCATACATCCTCAAAATTCAGATATTGTTTTTGTAGCGGCTTATGGTCCGCTATGGTCATCCGGTGGCGACCGCGGAATTTATAAAAGTATTGATGGCGGAAAAAATTGGAAACAAGTTTTAAACGTAAGTGAGCACACGGGTTTTAACGAAGTGCATATCGATCCGGTTCATCCTGAAATTATGTTTGCCTGTGCACATCAACGTCGTAGACATGAGTGGTCTTATATTAGCGGTGGTCCGGAAAGCGGCATTTACAAAAGTAAAGACGGAGGAGAAACCTGGGAGAAGTTAAGTAACGGAACACCATCGGGTGATGTGGGTAGAATAACATTAGCCATTTCGCCCATAAATAGTGATGTGATTTATGCAGCAGCTGAAGGCACATCAAAAAATCAAGGCTTTTATAAAAGTACGGATCGTGGCGCCAGTTGGGAAAAACAAGGTGGGCACGCAACCGCAGGAAATTATTATCAGGAAATTATTGCTGACCCTAATGTGTTTGATAAAATATACAGTATGGATACCTGGGCCATGGTATCAACCGACGGAGGAAAAAGTTTTAGAGGCTTGGGTGAGAAAAATAAACACGTAGATAATCACGCCATATGGATTGACCCCGATAATGGTTCTCATTATTTAATGGGATGTGATGGCGGTTTATACGAAAGTTTTGACATGGCTAAGACCTGGGATTTTAAAGCCAATTTACCGATAACTCAATTTTACCGGGTGTGTGTTGACAACAGCAAACCCTTTTATTATATCTACGGTGGAACCCAAGACAATAATACCTTGGGAGGACCAAGCAGAACAAACAGCAGCAGCGGAATATTAAATTCAGATTGGTTTGTAACGGTTGGCGGTGATGGGTTTCAAAGCAGAGTCGACCCAAAAGAACCGAATATTGTTTACAGCGAATGGCAATACGGTGGCTTAATACGCTATGATCGTAAAAGCGGAGAACGTGTGGATATTAAACCCATTGAAAAAGATGGAGAGCCGGCTTATCGTTGGAATTGGGATGCACCTTTAATTATCAGTGAAGCAGATAATCAAAGAATTTATTTTGCAGCCAATAAAATATTTAAAAGTAATAACCGAGGCGACTCCTGGGAGGTGATTAGTCCGGATTTATCACGAGGTATCGATCGGAATAAACTACCCATGATGGGAAAAACCTGGAGCATGGATGCGGTTGCCAAAAATCAAAGCACCTCCATTTTCGGAAATGTAACGGCCATTAGTGAATCACCGAAAAATGCGAATATATTATGGGCTGGAACAGATGATGGTTTAATTCAATTTACAGAAGATGGTGGGAAAACATGGACTAAAATTGATAATATTTCAGGAGTGCCCCAGATTAATGTGGGTGGATTCAGAATGCAACCCTTGGTTAATTTCATATTAGCTTCTCAACATAATGAAAATACAGCCTACGCCGTATTTAACAATCACCGACAAGGAGATTTTAAACCATATTTAATGAAAACGACAGATAAGGGAAAAACTTGGGTGAATTTAAACACCAATTTGCCGGATAATGGCGCTGTATATTCTTGCGCTGAAGATCATAAAAATCCGAACTTAATTTTTTGCGGAACAGAATTTGGATTTTATTTTAGTTTAGATGCAGGTAAAAACTGGACAGAATTAAGCAGTGGTTTACCCACATCGGTTTGCATTAAAGATATAGCGATGCAAAAAGAAGAAAACGATATTGTTTTGGCTTCGTTTGGTCGTGGATTTTTTGTATTAGATGATTACAGCCTTTTGCAAAATATTAAAATGGAAGACTTAAATAAGAAGGCCAATATTTTTCCAATTAAAGACGGATTGGTTTTTATTCCATCTACGCCTTATGGACATATCGGTAAATCATTTCAAGGGGCTTCATTTTTTACAGCTGCCAATCCGCCAATAGGCGCGAATATTACTTTTCACGTAAAGGATGATTGGAAAAGTATTAAAGAAAAAAGAGAAGAAAAAGAAACGGAAGCCGCTAAAAATAATAAAAGCATACTTTATCCTTCGGTCGACAGTATTCGCGCAGAAGATAAAGAAGAGTCGGCCTATTTATTAGCACAAATTTGCGATGAGCATGGAAATGAAGTAAGGAAATATAAGTTTGATGCGAAAAAGGGAATGAAAAAATTTACCTGGGATGGAAGATATGCAGTTACCTCATCCATTAACTTTAACACGCCGGATACAGAAAACCCGTATTATAGTCCGGATGAAGGGCCTTTAGCTGTACCCGGAAAATACAGTGTGCAATTGATATTGGTTGTAAATGGAAAATCAGAAAATTTAACTGAAAAAACATTTTTTAATATTAAGTCGCTTAATCAATCAACCTTGCCTCTACCCGATCAGGAAAAGGCCCTGGCTTTGAATAAAGATATGGCAGAATTAAAAAGAGTAGCAGATGCAAGCAATAATTATTATGGTTTATTAAAAGAACGAATTAAATACTTGAAAAAAGGAATAACTGACGGAAGTACAAATGCTTTAGCACTTATTTCTGATTTAAATTCTTTAGAATCACTTGTGCAAAAATTGGATTTTAAATTATATGGCGACGGCAGTTTGGCCAAACGAGAATTTGAAACCTTGCCCGGATACTTTGGTGCGTTGGAAAATATAATTTATTATAGCTGGAATTCTAATGCCGGCGCAACCACTACTCATAAAGAAAAATACGATAAATTAAAAGCTGAGTTCAAAACGCATTACAATTCTATTGTTGATATAAAAACAAAGGTTGAACAATTAGAACAAAAAGCGGAAGAGCTAAAAATGCCGGGCACCTATGGTAGATTGCCACAGTGGAAGAATTAA
- a CDS encoding Nramp family divalent metal transporter: MAKRSLEEVNASVPTEKGGGFKRLLAFLGPAYLISVGYMDPGNWATDIAGGSKFGYSLIWVLVMSNLIALLLQSFCARLGIVSGKDLAQASRESYSPFVNFFLYILAEIAIAACDLAEVIGMAIGIHLLFPSVSILSGVVITVLDSFVLLFLLNRGVRKLEAFIISLVALIGVSFFIQLVIAKPVISEIAGGLIPFIANDEALYIAIGIIGATVMPHNLYLHSSLVQTRKFQRTPVDIKRAIRYNTIDSAIALNLALFVNAAILILAATTFFKQGKFDVMEIQDAHELLAPMLGSTLAPILFAVALIAAGQSSTVTGTLAGQVVMEGYLNLRLTPWVRRILTRLIAIVPAFLTILYFGDSATGKLLILSQVILSLQLGFAIIPLIHFVSDKRKMGEFVVPKWQTVLAWLAALIIVGLNIKLVYAEVESVLLSSDNPILISFTIVPICIFCIFMLLYVFLIPLIKKEDQRRENKFHSDIVPLELKNGNAFKRIAVTVDFSVSDNKAVNMALQMGNSDSVLVLIHVLESANAVVYGEDAFDLEREEDVQSLKKYQQELADKKITTEVHLGFGNPKTAIPELIAKFNCDLLVMGTHGHRTFKDILLGTTVESVRHEIKVPLVLV; encoded by the coding sequence ATGGCAAAGCGTTCATTAGAAGAAGTAAATGCGTCTGTCCCAACAGAAAAAGGTGGGGGATTTAAGCGCCTGCTTGCTTTTTTAGGTCCCGCTTATTTAATCAGTGTGGGTTATATGGATCCGGGCAATTGGGCTACCGATATTGCAGGTGGAAGTAAATTCGGCTACAGTTTAATTTGGGTTTTAGTGATGAGCAACTTAATTGCGCTTTTACTGCAAAGTTTTTGTGCCAGATTAGGCATTGTTTCCGGTAAAGATTTAGCACAGGCCAGCCGCGAAAGTTATAGTCCTTTCGTCAATTTTTTTCTATACATATTGGCCGAAATTGCTATTGCAGCCTGTGATTTGGCCGAAGTAATTGGCATGGCCATAGGTATTCACCTCTTATTTCCGAGTGTAAGTATTTTATCCGGTGTAGTAATTACCGTGTTGGATAGTTTTGTGCTGCTCTTTTTATTAAACAGAGGGGTACGCAAATTAGAAGCCTTTATAATAAGTTTGGTGGCTTTAATTGGCGTCAGTTTTTTTATTCAACTCGTTATTGCTAAACCGGTGATTTCTGAAATTGCCGGTGGCTTGATTCCTTTTATTGCTAATGATGAGGCCTTGTATATTGCGATAGGAATTATTGGTGCCACTGTGATGCCGCATAATTTATATCTGCATTCTTCCTTGGTTCAAACTCGTAAATTTCAACGAACTCCCGTAGATATTAAACGGGCCATTCGATACAATACCATTGATAGTGCCATTGCGCTTAACTTGGCTTTGTTTGTGAATGCAGCCATTTTAATTTTAGCTGCCACTACTTTTTTTAAGCAAGGAAAGTTTGATGTAATGGAAATTCAGGATGCGCACGAATTATTAGCGCCTATGTTAGGTAGCACATTGGCACCTATTTTATTTGCGGTGGCTTTAATTGCAGCCGGACAAAGTTCAACCGTTACCGGAACCTTAGCCGGACAAGTAGTGATGGAAGGGTATTTAAATTTAAGATTAACCCCTTGGGTGCGCAGAATATTAACCCGATTAATTGCTATTGTTCCTGCCTTTCTCACCATTTTATATTTTGGTGATAGCGCCACGGGAAAATTATTAATACTTAGTCAGGTTATTTTAAGTTTACAGTTAGGTTTTGCCATCATTCCGCTTATTCATTTTGTTAGTGATAAAAGAAAAATGGGTGAGTTTGTTGTTCCCAAATGGCAAACTGTTTTAGCTTGGCTTGCCGCTTTAATTATAGTGGGATTAAATATAAAGCTGGTGTACGCCGAAGTGGAATCAGTTTTACTGAGTTCAGATAATCCCATACTCATTAGTTTCACAATAGTTCCAATTTGTATCTTTTGCATTTTTATGTTATTGTATGTGTTTTTAATTCCGCTTATTAAAAAAGAAGATCAAAGAAGAGAAAATAAATTTCATTCGGATATTGTGCCTTTGGAATTAAAAAATGGGAATGCTTTTAAGCGCATTGCAGTAACGGTTGATTTCAGTGTTTCTGATAATAAAGCCGTGAATATGGCTTTGCAAATGGGGAATTCCGATTCGGTATTGGTTTTAATTCATGTGTTAGAAAGTGCTAACGCTGTGGTGTATGGCGAAGATGCTTTTGATTTAGAAAGAGAGGAAGACGTACAATCCTTAAAAAAATATCAGCAGGAATTAGCCGATAAAAAAATTACCACTGAGGTACATTTAGGATTTGGCAATCCTAAAACCGCCATTCCTGAACTAATTGCCAAATTTAACTGCGATTTATTGGTGATGGGCACGCATGGTCACCGTACATTTAAAGATATTTTGTTAGGCACTACGGTTGAATCGGTACGCCATGAAATTAAAGTGCCATTGGTGTTGGTTTGA